The DNA segment CTATTATCTGCCTGTAACTGTATTAGCCAAACTATGGCTAATCCATtatcagcttcatcagcttcttcattgcatttctttctctgtgtttgtaggCTGGAGTTTCAGCATGGGCTCAGCCTACCAGTTCCACAGTTGGagggtgtttgtggtggtgtgtgcCCTGCCCTGCGTCTGTGCCGTGGTGGCCCTCACCTTTATGCCTGAGAGCCCCAGGTTCTATCTAGAGGTAtgtatcctcctcctcctcctcctcctcctcctcctcctcctcctcctcctcctcctcatcctcctcctcagcatcctactcctcctcctcacttccGCCTCAtcatccccatcctcctcctccccgcatcaccatcctcttcctcctcctcctcctcctcctcctcatcatcctaaCCGCGTCATATAAGCTGTATTTTCTATCacataaaataacttttttggGATTCCTCCACTGCACATATACTGACCTCGACAGTATGAGTCAGCTTAAGCCTGGAGACTTTGGCAACACAGCATTCCATGCTTCCTTCTACTACCCATcagtagcagcagcaggatGTGCACGCAGGCTTGCTGTGGTACACTAATCACACTTTGATGTGAAATGACTCATCTCTGTCGTGACTCAAGTGACACAATTGCTGTCAGGAATGAAGGGGGTGTCTTGTTGTATAaaatgtgtcggtgtgtgtgtgtgtgtatatgtgtgtgtgtttgagtgtaaatttgtgtgcgcgtgtgtatagttgtgtgtgtgtgtgtgtgcgtgcgttggcaCATCTCTGTTGTGACTCAAGTGACACAACTGCTGTCAGGAAAGAAGGGGGTGTCTCGtaagtaatgtgtgtgtgtgtctgtctgtgtctctgcgtgtgtttatttatgtgtatgtgtgcgcgcgtttgtgtatttgtaaaGGTGTGTGGTAGCGTGGGTGCGTGCCATGTGTGTGCacttatatatacacatatgtgtgtgtgtgtgtgtgtgtatatgtgtgtggctCTCGCTCTGATCCCATTAATTCCCCCTCGGCTTCCCTTCCCCGCTTCCTCTGTGCCTTCTGTCAGGTGGGGAAGCATGACGAGGCCTGGATGATCCTCAAGCAGATCCACGACACCAACATGCGGGCGCGGGGGCTGCCGGAGAAAGTCTTCACCGTGAGTTaactccttccctccttctctccttccttccttctccttcctgcTGTGCCAGCTCCTGCCTGGGCTGGCGTTCTGCCACACACTTAGGAGAGCAAAGAGGCTTATTTTCCCCTCTCCCGCTACGACAGGGTTTTTTTCCTTAAAAAGAAAAGCTTTCTCCGGGATCATATCTGAATCGTGAAGGGTCTAGAAGCTGTTTGGTGTCATTTAGACTTATTTGCTGGCTGAGGTGCGCTTTGGCAAAGCCTCTTAGTCTCCCCATGGTGTCGCTGCTTGGTGTGAGGATTTTGCATGGTAAAAACACACCTTTCACACGCATGTCTTTTGCAAGAGCTGTTGGTCTTGCTATCCCAAATGCATTCAGTATTACAAAAAAATGATCGGTGGAACAAATATTAATGTCATCCATCCATGAAACCTTTTGAAATATTTTGATACAACATAACCTAAAGTGAGgcagaataaaacactgctgtTCTTCTGTGTTTTATATCATTCAGGTGAACAGAATAAAGATCCCCAAGCAACTGGATGAACTGGTGGAAATGGAATCGGAATCTGGCAACCCGGTCTCCAAAGCATTCTTCAGAATCAAAGCGGAGATATATGGGGTAATGCTCCTTAATGCCACTGTGTAATACTACATGTATTTCCCCATCTGCTGTATATACAATAATAAATGCATTTTCCTTACAGATCTATGTGAATCTGAAAAAGTGTTTCAACTACCCCATGCGGGACAATATGATTCGCCTTGCCATCGTGTGGTTTACGTTGTCGTTTGGGTGAGCGATGACGATATATGTTTCAGTATGATTGGTACATTCTTTTTGTTTAGGGGTTGAGGATTTTCTGATGAACCAGCTTCTCCTGTACAACCCTTTGTGCATAGAGAACTCTCACTTCTTTGTGGTGGGAGAAAGCACAATGCAGCCAGACGTGCGACCTCATTTCTTTCCTGTCAGCCTGATCCCTCTGCTGTGTAGAAGTAGAAGTCGGTCCCTGAAATCAATCACGGGGCCTCTCAATCAATACTGACCCAGCGGTGTCTCAGCAAGAACCAGGAATGGAAATGAAACGCCAGCAGAGATAGACACAGAAACTTAAACAGGCCCCCTTTTGCTCCTTCTTAAGAACCACCTTATCTTTCCAGTCCGTTATCAAAAAACACGTTATGCTCTCAGCAATAACTAGTATAAAAATGACGGGAAATGATGGCTGAGGGGATTTCCACTGGCAACCTTGAATATTGGTTGTACTTTGACGGATTAGCTTGCTGATGCTACCgatgccccctccccctcccctttggCTACCTAGGTACTATGGGCTGTCAGTGTGGTTCCCTGATGTCATCAAGCACCTCCAGGCGGATGATTACGCCTCCAAGGTGAAGAGCCACAGCAACGAACGCATTGAGGACATTACCTTCAACTTCACCCTGGAGAACCAGATTCACACCAACAGCGTCTTCGTCAACGACAGGTACGGCCGAGTGCGCCCACTGCTGCCGCTATGACCTACTGATGGACGGCCTCTGGGCCGACCGGTGGGGGTTTTAAATGTCACGTATTGAATACTATGTCAGGTCGATGATAGCTCAACTGATTGACGACTAATTGTGGGAGACGTCTGTTAGTCATTGCAATTGTGCAAGACATTGGAATATGAATTCTCGATTTGAAATTAGCTACTAAAGCATGGTCGCTTCATCTCGGTTTATAATTTAATATATTGTAATATCACGTTGTTCACAATGTTCCAGATTCATCGGCATGAAGTTGAGGTCGGTCACCTTTGTGGACTCCACCTTCCGCTCCTGCTACTTCGAAGATGTCACATCGGTGGGCTCCATCTTCCGCAACTGCACCATTATCGGATCTCAATTCTTCAATACAGGTTAGACCAAGCAGGCGTGCATGTTCTGTAACCATCGGTATCAACGATGGACGATACTGCATGAGTACAGACTGAACGACGGGGTACAACCCCCGCGATAGCCTCCTTCAGTCCCCTTCACCTTTGTGTTTTGTGGCTAGATATAGACGATTCCTTCCTCTGTTCCCCTTAACTTTTGTCCGATGTGTTTTATAGCTAGACATCCCAAAAGGTTTTTCAGTCCCCTTTGCCTTCGTCCGATGTTTTTAGTGGCTAGACATCGACGATAGCTTCATCCAGTCACCGTCGTCTTTGTCCGATGTTTTTAGTGACTAGACGTCGACGATAGCTTCCTCCGTTACCTTCCCCTTTGTCTAATGTGTTTTGTAGTTACTTCATCCGGTCTCCCTATCTTTGTCCGATGTGTGGCTAGACATCGCGATGGCTTCCCCGGTCACCATAAGCTTTGTCCGATGTTTTTAGTGGCTAGATATCGCCGATAGCTTCCTTCGGTCACCCCATCTTTGCCCGATGGTTTTTGTGGCTAGACGTCGACTTATGCCTCCTCCGGTCACCTTATCGTTTGTCCGATGTGTTTTGCAACTAGACATCGATGACTCCAAGTTGATCGATGGCACCGAGGTGATCAACAGCACTTTCGTGCACAACAAGACGGGCTGCCAGATGACGTTTGATGATGACTACAGCGCCTACTGGGTCTACTTCATCAACTTCCTGGGGACCCTGGCTGTACTGCCGGGAAACATCGTGTCTGCTCTCCTCATGGACAAGATCGGCCGCTTATCCATGCTGGGTAGGTAGAAaaacggtgtgtttgtgtgtgtgtgtgtgtgtgtgtgtgtgtgtgtgtatgtgtgcgtgtgtgtgtttgtgtgtgcgtgtacgtgtgtctgtttgtttatctATTGCCTTTGTGTGCGAGGCTCTGTCCGGGAGATGATGGGGTAGGTAGGTCATCGGCTGCTCTGTAGTAATTTGTTTTAACATTGACTGTGGACATCGAAATGATTTATGCTACGAGAGTAGCATTCATCATGGCGTATGAGAGGGCAATTTTGATCAGGGTCCACCCCCCCTTCTCTTGACCATTATTCAAGGGGATGTCACATACactagcgctctctctctccttcttcctcacATAAAGCTCCCCATTCATCAGCTTGTCTCCCTCTCGTTCTACCGCTGcgtatgtgtctgtatttgtattGGTATTGGTTTTGTGTCCAGGTGGCTCCATGGTTCTGTCGGGCATCAGCTGTTTCTTCCTGTGGTTTGGCACCAGCGAGTCCATGATGATATTCATGCTGTGCCTGTACAACGGCCTGAGCATCTCAGCGTGGAACTCCCTGGACGTGGTCACCACAGAATCCTTCCCCACAAGCAGGAGGTGAGTGCGCCACCACCAGGCCGTGTTTGGTACCACGCTCCAAACTTCACTTACTATGCATGCTATTATGCTACAAGTCATTCCATTTGAGTAGCCTACCTCTGCACACGCAGAGACATAAATAACCaagaatttatttattaataattaaaaaaaaaaaaatatatatatatatttgagtaAATGTAGGAATGACTGTGGTGTCCAAACATACCTttatccccctccctccagggggACAGGGTTTGGCTTCTGCAACGCCCTGTGTAAGCTGGCGGCCGTGATGGGGAACCTGATATTCGGCTCCCTGGTGGGCATCACCAAGGCCATCCCCATCCTCATGGCCTCGTCCGTCCTGGTGGGCGGCGGCCTGGTGGCCCTCCGGCTCCCAGACACCCGGGCAAATGTACtcatgtaacccccccccccccccccaccttcccatcctcttcctcccaatccacctcctccccatcctcctcctcctcctcctcctcctcctcctcctcctcctcctcctcctccccatcatcctcttcctcatagGAGTGGTGCAAAGGGCTTGGTTCTTATGTGAACACGACCGAAGACAAGGCTCGCTCTCATTTGGTGTTTCGGACCATCTCTGACGGTCTAATGCTAATTAAGATGGTCATCTTTTTCTTGCTGTCGCTGAGGAACCTTATGATTCTTTGATGGTTCATGATTGTATTAATGATCATGGAAATTTGATTGTGCAAATACACAATTGGACTTGATTAGATGAGAGATGAGCAATTTTAAATTAATGCCTCCACATGTTAAGGATAAAAGACTACCATTCATCTTATTTTTAAACAGGGTGAACCCCATCTAGACCAATGATTCCAGACGAGATGTCTTGGATATAGGATGAGTGACAAAGTACATGGCTGGAGCTTGTAGGGTAACCTAATGAGATCACGAGATGTCTGATATTGATACAGTCCTATTAGGACAGGAGGACAGATGGGGAGGTGAGTCAAAACAAGCCGTAATGAGCAGTGCCAACCTGCTGTGGGGAAATGAGGATCAGAAGGgccagacacactcacacatctgtATGACAGCTGGCTCTAGCCCACAGAACTCACACAGGAACTGCCCCTAGACACACAAAAGGCTACGACGTACACAACAACACTCATCAAACTcaaacacatgtatacacatgcgcacacacacaaacacacacacacacacacacacacacacacacacacacacacacacacacacacacacacacacacacacacacacacacacacacacacacacacacacgcacaccaaacttaaacaaacaaaaagacacAGATACAGAGATAGCATATATTTGcgtgttaaaaataataaaaaaagttgGTCAAATAATAAGTTTAAGCCAGTTTTCGCAATTCAAACACGAAATGTAGTCTGCAACTTTTAACCATTCTAATGAGTCTTTGGGTTGTAGATTATCTTTGCAGAACACAAAAGCCCTTTGCACTATACCCCTACCCCCTACCTAAGAATAAAAAGGCCATATGAAAATAACTATGTATTTGGTTGTATGATAtgttaaaatatcaacatgCTTGTTTTTTTGCTTCTATTTGAAAATGACTCTTTAATGTCTTCCCACGAAAAAAAGCagtttgaaaacatttttttgtccTGATGTTGGCTTGCACTCCCCGCGCGGTGGCATCGTCGCTCTCTGACCAGGGCTGTGCTTCATTGAAACATTTGGAATCAGCGCGGTGTGGGATCTTGCTCATGGCACTGGCTTTGATGTTGACATATCATGCTGATTCCTTTTTTCAAAATACTGAATAGCCTTTTTAAATGTGCCTCTCCATCTctggagcacccccccccctctgaaggTTAGATTGGATGGACAGAAAATGTACAGGatgtaaaataagaaaaaaataataccgTTCATATCAGAGTGTATACGGAGCAGACCTCAAATATATTGCTTATGGTGGCAAAATGATGCTCCGTCCATAACCAATGTTAACCATTGGAACCATTTGACCGAGCCATATCCAAATATCatactatataaaaaatattatatgtgtgtgtgtacacagaaCACAAAAAGCCCAGGCAAACTGGCAGAGTTTAAAATATCCAAGCTACGAATGACTAGGTCATTGTGACGTTAGCCCCAGATGTGGGAGAATACCATTTTACAAACTGCCTTTTTTTTGGCTAAGATACCAATGGAGCGTAATATGATAAAATGGTGCAATATATTATGCATCAGCGCAGAATGCTGGCGCCAAACAGTATCCAGCTGCAACAGCTGAATAACTGTCTAAAAGGTAACAGTGTCACATTTCCATAGTCAGCCAGGTAAAATGTTTGTGTAGTTGTAGTTTAAGATTTTAAAACTGATATCATACTGTCATATCAATCAAAAACATAGTTCACATGCCATCAACTGTTACATTTGGCCAAAATGTTTCCTAAATGTTGAATGAAATTAGCTCCATAAACATTTCCATCCAATCTCCAGGAAAAAGTAAACTAGCGTCCTTAAATCCCATTTTGTTTGTGCCTGTAGTTTGTATTTGCTGTTGCTATTGGCCTGTGTTTCCCTGGTTCAATTTTTGTGTAGTATCTGTGATCGTAGCTTTGAGGTAGTCTAGCTTTCTCCTTGTACTACCATGGGCTTTTTTTTCCAAGGCTGTCTAAGGAAAAACACAGCAAGGATGTGTGTGATTTCATGGACTCCATTTGGATTAACCACCTGTGTGTCGGTGAGCTGCTAATGTGTAACAGATATTTTTAGACGATatgttttttaacaaaaaaaaaagaatatatataggATTTGTATTGTCAGCAACAGCAGTTGCACTGATATTAACCAGTGTCAAAACAAAGCTACTGG comes from the Gadus chalcogrammus isolate NIFS_2021 chromosome 6, NIFS_Gcha_1.0, whole genome shotgun sequence genome and includes:
- the sv2ca gene encoding synaptic vesicle glycoprotein 2Ca, which translates into the protein MDDTYDNRTSLAKGAKGIVKEAKRHAAKKVGKVVDRATDEYSSHRNYTRFQDDEEDEGEEFYRGDAGNGAKDGGGSRDNDEGSSDATEGHDDEDEIYEGEYQGIPSNGKPGGGKVALGQPLSDAGRDRKELEQERQADEEELAQQYELIIQECGHGRFQWQLFLVLGLALMSDGVEVFVVGFVLPSAETDMCVPNSSSGWLGSIVYLGMMVGAFFWGGMSDKVGRRQCLLICMSTNGFFAFLSSFVQGYGVFLLCRVFAGFGIGGAVPIVFSMFAEVLSREKRGEHLSWLCMFWMIGEIYASAMAWAIIPHYGWSFSMGSAYQFHSWRVFVVVCALPCVCAVVALTFMPESPRFYLEVGKHDEAWMILKQIHDTNMRARGLPEKVFTVNRIKIPKQLDELVEMESESGNPVSKAFFRIKAEIYGIYVNLKKCFNYPMRDNMIRLAIVWFTLSFGYYGLSVWFPDVIKHLQADDYASKVKSHSNERIEDITFNFTLENQIHTNSVFVNDRFIGMKLRSVTFVDSTFRSCYFEDVTSVGSIFRNCTIIGSQFFNTDIDDSKLIDGTEVINSTFVHNKTGCQMTFDDDYSAYWVYFINFLGTLAVLPGNIVSALLMDKIGRLSMLGGSMVLSGISCFFLWFGTSESMMIFMLCLYNGLSISAWNSLDVVTTESFPTSRRGTGFGFCNALCKLAAVMGNLIFGSLVGITKAIPILMASSVLVGGGLVALRLPDTRANVLM